DNA from Babylonia areolata isolate BAREFJ2019XMU chromosome 35, ASM4173473v1, whole genome shotgun sequence:
ACAGTCCCCGCTCTGGTTTAGGCCCGGCCCAGGTCTACAccgtacacaatactacataactAAGTAATAAACAGTAATCAAGATGAcaaagaactgaagaaaaaagacagaaaaaaaagaagaaagaaaaacacatatccccccccccccccatatatatcccccctctctctcccggccCAACGTTCGCACGCACTGacgtacgcacacatatatacatactggCTGACGCcgtgacactggcacacacacacacacgttgactcacacaggacagacagacataagcatGGTGTCTGAAAATTAAAATGGCATAGGCAgaaatataaagaagaaaacacacacacacacacacacacacacacacacacacacacacacacacacacacacgcacgcacgcacgcgcacacacacacacacacacacacacacacacacacacactgacacacactggcccgcacactcacacacactgacatatacacacatacacacacacagcgagagagagagagagagagagagagagagagagagcctggagagagagagagagagagagagagagagagagagaagacataagacaagacaaattctttatttcgagaataatagataagcactggtgtgcttttttacatccagtccccgtccaGAATacggggtctacactacacaatatttaataaaaaatgaaagcatggtgttagtagagatacataacagaggaaaaaatatacaaaacaaaacaacacacacacacacacacacacacacacacacacgcacacgcacacacacatggccggCATACAGGCATGGTATAAAtaaaatgcacaggaaaaaaatgaacaaaatgaaagaaacaaacacacacaacacacaccgcactacacatcagaatgggggatagagggtgaggaaggttctcagagagagacagagacagagagacagagacagcttgagacagaaacagacagagacatagacagagtgaTGTAGACGATTTATCCAGAATAATCGTTGCTGTTGATCAGGTTTGGTCGCAGGATATACAGGATATGTacgcatggcacacacacacacacacacacacacacacacacacacacacacacacacacatgcatgttgttTTATTGATAATGTTTAATTGTTTCTCGGAGCGACTGAGTTCCATCATCAGTAAAGCAAACTGGATTTGAACACCGAAATCAATTCTTGGGatttgggatatggacttttgatgaatttacagaaaatttggttatcaatgttggtggtgcatttcatgtcataatcttgtgccttgttatttttgttgtactTTAGTCTACGGCTtagtgggagaaaaaaaattttttcgcttgcctttttttttattattattttcttttttaagtagtaccagagagagacaggcagagacagagagacacaaagactgggactgaaacagagagaggcacagcgaAGCTGAGGGGACCTGAGGAGGGTTCATGGTTATTCGACAATCGAACACGCACCAAAGTTTAGCAGTGCAGTTGACAAAGAGAACTGTGCAGCTTTGTGAAATTTCCGGTGAAAAGATACACGGGTGGCAAAATCGACCGCCACATCTTTTGAACGACTCGATTTGCGCAGGTAATGAtttcattttaaaattatacttgTGGTTGTACTTCTGTCTGAATTTCTTCCTGGTCTAAGCTTAAAAGTGAGTAACTTCTGCGTGACGTGTAacgcaggttttttttgttttgtttttttctcgtcaaAATAGTGTGACAATTGTTTCGGCCACCATTTTGATCGGAAGTCACCACCTTGCAAAGGTTCAAGCTTATTTATCAAGCAGATGTGCACTATTCCTTTGAAAACCGCTGCTGTAACACGGTGAATTTGGAAATCGAATCCACACTGCAGATAGCAGTGCACTTAAGTGAGTAGACATTGGAAAGACCGGTGTGAGATTTATAATTTACGTTTACTCATGTATTCAAACCCTATTGACAGGCAACTCGAACACGCGTCAGGACTCAAGTTTGTCAGCTTCATGATTCAATAAATGGTTCTTTGAATTGGTCAGTCGCCTTGAGTACTACTAGAACTTGTGTAGATTCTACTTGTCAAGTAGTGGCTGAGGGCatgtatacttcttttttttttttttttttttttttttgaaaaggaaaaagaaaaagagagacaaagagaaaaaacaaaacaagttacTAGGCTAGAGCAGAATGCAACACTGCATTGGTCACTCACAATTTAATTCTTGTTAACATGTAAAGACTTTAGAAGTGCGTTCAGCCCTCTTATATCagatttttcatatattttttttatcatatccAGAATGTCAGATTTGAAACTACATAGCTGTATGGgctatcataataatcataacaattaacacatcaaaaacaacaacaaaaagaaaaaaaggagctaATATTAACATAAAGTCATTGTCATATACCATAAAGTATGCTTTTGACATTAACATCAGGTATAATTAGAGCTAGTCACATAACATGAAAATATGCTTTTGTACACCAAATGCCTTTCCTGTATCAGCAGCATATCCTTTATGTTCTAATACAGTATTTCTGGGTGCCATGGCTGGAGTGAATGGTTGGAGGGCTGGATTCTTACCTGAGTTTactgagttcgatccccagttTGGCGCACATGGTGGGTGAAGGAtccgtggagatttttccgatctctgaGGTCAAcgttatgtgcaaacctgctgctgtgctagtgcctgaacccccatcctgtgtatacacatgtgaaagatcaaatacgcacattaaagaccctgtaatccatgttggtgTTTGTTGGGCTATaaatggaaacatgaaaatacccagcatgcatcaaccatgtTAGAGTCATCAGAggttgatgttggtcgtgtaatggacaaagaaaaaggaagaaggttCCATAGTATTAgtgacattttgtgtgtgcagttagGCAAATGGTTACTTCAATTTGACAATTGGTCTTTGTTAGATTGGCCAAGCAGTATAACTTATCAGTTTCACTTTTTCAAGGAGATTCATGTCACTGCGACGGAACACCACATCTACCAGGCAGATGTCTAACCAGCAGTAtgacccaacatgcttagtctggccttgagtgctCACATATCTGTATAcatatcagagttgatttcttcttcagaatttcaccagaggacaaccctttttcttgcagtgggttctttttcagtgtgcatagtgcatgctgcacacatgagcttgttttgtttcatcatcTCATCTGCATGGCaacatgctcagtttgatttttccagtcaaacttgggagaaagggtgagagtggtatcgaacccagtccctcatggacactgtattggcagttgagctcttaaccattatgccaccttcctttcttcttgGTCAGGCAAAGCAATTGtaatttattttgatttaaaCTGACATGATAACCACTTAATAGATTTttaatatgatttttttcttctttttttaatatcccTGACAGATTCAGAAGACAGACATGTCATCTGGCCCAGGAAGCAGGCACATGTACAGCCAGGTGCTGTCAACAGTGCTGACACACAAGCAGGAATGCCTTCAGTAcctgacagtggacagtgacacCTACATGAACTGGAGAACTCTGGCACGCAGTCTGGAACTGAACACTGACTGCGACGTGGCTGCTTTCCTTCTCCAGCAGTGAGTAGTCTGTTGTCGTTTCCTGATCACTTCACTTTCTCTTTTAGAACCTGCAACCCTTCATCACAAAGAGTAGAAAAAGTACATGAaacaggagagtgagagaaaacatCTGAATATTGTatttataatgtatgtatgttgaTCAATACAAGCTTTTCTGAACCTTGCTGAACTGTCTCAGCTGCAAGACAAGGTCTCTGTGATAGAAGGCCTTGAAGTGGCTTGACTGTGAGTTGACATTGATGTTCAGTTATATAAGATCTAGTGTATAGATTAGAGTTTCTGCACTTGAACTGGGAcggaacaaaacaatacaatacaataacaaatacagtgcaatacaatacagtgcaatgcagtacactaAATaagatatgttgtgacaaaagatgattatacaacacaatgcgatagaatacaataccatgcgaatcagtacaatacaacaacaaatacaaagcaataaaataagatacactgcaatgcagtacatgaaaatctgttgtgacaaaaaagatatTTATACAGTACAATAGAGTGCATTACCATCCAATActatacaaatacaatgcaatacagtacagtgcagatcaatacattgcaatgtgatgcaatgcaatatacataaatctgttgtgacaaaagataattatatataaatacaatacaatacaacattgtGTGTTCAGTACAACTACAATACTGTGAATGCAAAGATAATATTGCAGTACAATAAAAATCacaaatacaataccataccataccatactataccgtGCCAtattataccataccataccataccacaccacactacaccataccataccatactatatcatatcacaccacaccataccataccatacaacgccacaccacacaataccataccattccatgccatgccataccataccataccataccatactaataTTACTATATTGTGCTATACCATacaatatcataccataccatgccatactaaTATTACTAtatcatactataccataccatgccataccataccacaccataaaTTCCATGCAATGTCTAAGCGGTGTTGTTGACAGCTATGAGAAGACGTCGGACCTTCAGCTGACGCAGTGTGTGAAGTGCTCGGGCCCCGTGGTGCAGTACTGTGTACCCTGCAACATCTACATGACGCAGCCCACCACCGCCTCCTCCCTCCTGCAGCAGGATGGCACTCCCTCTGAGGATTCTGTCTTGCCAGGGGACACCATCCTGATTGACGTCACTGATGTAGAGCAGGTTCCATCCATGTCTGAGGCTCAGCAGCTGGTTATggtgaaggtatgtgtgtgtgtgtatgtgtgtgtgtgtgtttcagtgtgtgtgtttgtctctgtgtgttagagtgtgtgtttgtgtgtatgtgtgtgtgtctgcgtggcatgcatgtgtgtgtgtatgtatacatatgtgtatgtgtgggtgtatgtgtgtgtgtgtgcatgtatgtgttttcatatgtgtgtgtgagtgtgtggcatgcattgtctgattgtgtgtgtgtgtatgtgtggcatgcatatgtgtgtaagtgtgtgtctgtatatatgtgtctgtctgggtttgttttttgtttttttttgtttgtttttttttagttgacttcatcaagattttgcgccttataaatagtattattattattagtagtagtatttttatgtatttatctattattttttatttatttactttttttaatttaaaaaaaggtattttttgttttgttttgttattttatttttattttatttaaaaaaaaaaaaaaaaaaaatatttattattattatttttatttttttctcaaggcctgactaagtgcgttgggttatgttgctgatcaggcatctgcttggcagatgtggtgtagcgtatatggatttgtccgaacgcagttacgcctccttgagctactgaaactgatactaatagcggtgtctgtatctgtgtctgtgtgtacacgtcaatgtgcgtgtgtggaatATGTGCCTGGCATgtgtgcctgcttgcctgccatcTGCTTGTGAGAGGTGAGAAGACTTGATTCACCCGAACAGTAACACTCTCAGATGTAATATGAATTATGAGACAGGGATGACTGTTGCTGTGGTGTACACTTTGCTGTTACACTTTTACAGCCTACAAGAATTTTGAACTTTCAGTTGTCCAAGGATGATTAGACTTCTCAATTCACCAGCCATTGAACGCTCCTTTTTCTGTTGACCTtttattgttgggttttgttgttgtttttaatgacatTACATGTATGTACTAAAtgttaaatatgtgtgtgtgctataaaaGTTTACATACCTGTGTTTTTCTTCTCAGGAAAAAGTCTCAAAAGTCCCCAAAATAAATCTAAAGTCTTTTGGCTATTGCAGGTTTAGTTTTTGCACTCCCTCTGTCTGGAATGTGATGCATTTTGGTCTTGGGCACTGACTAATGCACCGTATGTTTAGATCCCAGCTTAAAAAATTCATctgttgtgtgtggtatttttttgtgatttttttttttcctccactgttAATTTCAGTTGTTTTGTTCATTAGTGGTAGCCAGTGCATTTATGACTCAGTCCACTTGTAAGTTATAGTTAGAGAAACTGTGCTATACAAAtactgttcattattattattattgtcattattattgttatcattattattgatattattgttaaaCCATACTGCTCAGAGTAGATGGCAATTATTCATCTTGTTGACAAGCATGCTggtgcacacagacactacagaccCATAATTATCTGTCGCCTTTGCTTTATTTCCAGATTCAAGAATAGGTTGTGTTGGAACAGGTAAACAGGTTATGTTGACAATCATATGCACCCAGACACATAGacttatgcacatgcatgtaattacacacacacagacacacacactaatatgtaatcacttaaacacacacacattcacatacatgtacatgcatgtacatacacacacactcagtcacacacaggggcacatacATACTTGCATTCAAGCACTCGTAAAAAAAGGAgagctttagagagagagggaaagaatgacAGTAGTCTTGAGCATCCCCAAATTTTGGGGTGAGTGTTTTATCttttttgattaattaatcagtGTTCATTCTATAATTTTCTATTGTTACCTTTAAACAGGCGGACGATCTGGGTGACGTGGACCTGGGTGAGGACAGAGGAGAGATTATGTCGTCCAATCAGCTGGAAGCTCTAGTGGAGGCGTGCGCCATGCAGGGAGCCATCGTCACAGAAACACAGGCATCTCTGCTGCACCCTCACATCACTGCTGCCGCcgccgccaacaccaccaccaccaccaccaccaaatcccTGCTGACACCAGAGATCCTCATGAAGCTGAAGTCCCAGTCCCTTTCCACAGACTCTGACTCCCAGCAGAAGACAGAGCCCTCGGTGGAAGTGGAGAGCCTGGTGACGACAGGGGGGGAGTACCAGTTGTTGTCATCCTCCCCGTCAGTCACTGCCTCACAGCTGGACACGGCCTGTCTGCTCACGTCGGTATCACAGCCCCTGACAGAAGGGGGATTGCAGCTGGACTCGCAAGGCACTACGGTGGTTGGCAAAGAATGCCTGGAGCCAGGAGGGACCCAGCTGCCTGCAGAGACCTCTGGTGGAGCAGAACCTTTGCAGCGTGTGGCATctgaaacagcaacagaaatgtTCACTGCCATCGGCGCCCCGGCGGAGGATCTGTCCAGTTGTTTACATGCGTTGTCCAAGGTGAGACTGCTGGCCTACAGGTATCCTTACTCAGGCATGGCTACCATTACTGGGGGCCTGTATTTGTCCCGGAAAAAATTGATAAAATGGACAGGTTGTCATGGAAATACGATTAATTGCTGTATGtctggaaatttttttttcaaatccgaccgtaacatttttttccccaaactatCTAGTGAGTACAAGTGTACCCTCCGATGGCTTTCCGACCATTGCCGAAGACATTTCGTCGAGGCTTATGGAAATGCTGCCAAATATTACCGAATCCACTTTGTGAAAATCCGGAACTGTCCGAACAGTACCAAAGCCATTTTTTGAAAGCCTGTTCGATTTCATGTTTCTTTGTTGGCCATTGGAATGTTTGTTTACCTACTGCCAGAAACGGCATTTCACTGGCTAGCAGACGGCGGTCTGATGGTGAGATGTCGCATCACTGAGTTGCTGCAATAAATTTTGGctgagaagagcaaacagataggcctggtttgcatgagtttgacatggtaagtatatttaaccaaactgggagtataatatgAACTCCCCATTTTGGTTCCATTGAACAAGAAAAGACCAAAAAGGCTGAGGAAAACCTTCCAGTCACCAACCAGCAGGCTGTACTGCATGTTTCTTCTAGATGTGATCAAGGTCTTTGAGGTTGTCAACACAGAGCTGTAGAGTGATGATCCAAAGCTGCAATTCCTGAAAGCATGCCTTGAAGGTCTTCTGAGGGAGCTGCTTGTAAGGTTTGTCAAACCATCAGCCATGGTGTACAAGCAGGTGCTGGATGTTGACTTCCGTGCCACATACAACATCAAAGATAACCAAGATCTCATCACAGGAGACCCATTCAAACCTTTCCCTTTCATACTGATGGAGAAAAAGGCAGAAAATGTATTGTCAACCAGTTTTTCCTCCAATTTGACATTGAgtggacacagctggaaatactgtagaagttagttccctttgcttgtggtttatgcatatgtaggaacttGGAAACTGTGTTTTTACTTTTAAAGAAACAAATTTTTGTGCCTGAGTGCAGGGTTCAATAAATTCACTTGGTAAATACAGTTTGTTTTCTGATCTCATCAGTTGACTTTGACTGAACCATTCATGTTCTGTTTGACAGAATGAGCTGAGTGAGGATGAAAGCGACTACTACTGTGAGCCCTTGTTCAAGCGTGAGAAGGTGGACGATGAGGACCTAGAGACAGCCATCAGTGTCCTTGAAGGCAAGGTCAAGGTTAGCACCGGCACCACAGGCCTGTTGGAGGAGGCGTGCATCAAGGTCACACAGGGCGCCACCCACAGCCTGGCTGTCACTCACTGTCCCGCTGACACTGACGCTGATGCTGCCGCCTGCCTGCTGCCTGAACCTGATTCTGCTGATCCACAGCCTGACATCAATGATGCTGCCAACGCTCTCAACGACTCTGCTGAGACAGAAGGGAAAAGCGATGAACAGGCCAAGCTGGAAGACGAGACAGATGTGAAAAGCGAAGAACAGGCCAAGCCAGAAGGCAAGGCTGGCAAGTCCAGCGGCCCAGAAGTGGAGAACAGTGAGGGTGAGGAGGCAGGCAACGTGAGAGGTCAGCCTGCTGAGCCGGACGTACAGGTGGGCCAGTCGGCAAGCCTGGCCAGAAAGCTGAACACTCctggcagaaagagaaaggtggatgCTGCCGACTCCTCCAGCCCGGCGCCAAGTCCTCAGAAGACGACGCCTCCCGTGGTCAGCCACACCATGCGCACACGTTTCTACGACAAGAAACGCCCATCCTTCCTGTCCTTCACCCAGTCCCCGGCCCCGCCTCAGGAAAAGAGCACTGGCGGCAGCAAGAAAGGTCAGAGGTCAGGACGTGGGAGAAAGGGACGGTGGCCAGGCAGTGgcaggaaagaaaacaaagatctGAAGAACGAATCAAAGAGCAGAGGACGAAAGAAGCAAACCTTTGATGCTGCCACTGCGGAGGAAGAGTTCTTTGATGACGATCGTGATGAAGATTACGTCCCAGAGAGCGacgaagatgaggatgaggacaTCCTGGATGAACATGAAagcaaagagagagtggagaagagtGGAAAGGAAAAGGTTTCTGTGAAACAGGAACAAAGCAGTCGGCAGGAACAGGGGGCGGAAAGGCCAGAGAAGTGCACTGTGTCCACTCAGGAGCAGGACAAGAAACCCGACCTCCAAAGCCAGGTGATCGTCATCATGGAGCAAGAGGACCTGGGCAAAGTGACGCTGCCCACATCACGACCACATAGTCAGCCTGCAGGTATGCTGAGAAAGGTGAAAGCAGAGAGCGGGGTGCCAGCTGTGAAAACGGAGACCAACATCGCTCCTCTGGACACGCAGCCACCAGGGAGCAGCAGGCTGGCGTCCAAGGTCAGCATCGTGATGGACTCAGACACTGGCACTGACTGTGTGCCCAGCAAGAAGAGGCGGCTGCAGCCGAGGAAGGTGGCCAGGACATACGCGTGCGACATGTGCGAAGAGGAGATGGGGTCACGCCGGGAGCTGAAGCAGCACCTGCAGCAGCACCATGGCAGCCGGCCCTACGCCTGCCCCAAGTGCCCCGCCACCTACAAGAACCGCAGCCACCTGCGGGTGCACCTCAACCGCCACGCCGAGGTCAAGCCCTTCCAGTGCCCCCACTGCCCCAAGAACTTTGCCAGCAACTACGCTCTGACAGCCCACAGGACCACCCACTCCACGGACAGACCCGAGGTGTGTGACATCTGCGGCCGCTCCTTCAAGTCAGCCAAGTACCTGAAGGGGCACCGGCAGCTGCACCAGCCGGGAGAGAAGCGCTTCATCTGCCAGCAGTGCGGCGCCCGCTTCAGTCGCAAGAGCAACCTGCTGAACCACATCAAGATCCACACCAACGACAAGCAGTTTGAGTGCCCGCACTGCCACAGAAGATTCATCCAGTCAGGCAGCCTGAAGAGCCACGTCTTCCGCATGCACAACCCGAACCGGGCCCGCCCATATGTCTGTGAGATTTGCGGGGAAGCGCGCTACGCCAAGGATCAGTTTGAGAAGCACATGATGATCCACACGGGCACCAAGCCCTTCAAGTGTGAGGTGTGCGGTGCTGCCTTCGTGCAGTCCAATGCGCTGAAGGGCCATATGAAAATCCACACAGAGACGGAAGGCAAGTCCCACTGGTGCAGTATATGTGGGGCGGCCTTCAAGAAGTTTGCCAGTCTGAAAAAGCATGTGCACAAGATTCACAAGGACTACCCTGAAATGTCCATTGCCACCTTTGAAATCATTGAGGTGCCACTGCCGGTGTAGCTGTCACGCaactgtctcctttttttttttttcctttttttctttcgttttttattacttttttcaaTTTCACTATTTTTAGGAAATCTGCTGGCATGAAGTGAAACTGACAAACAGCTGAGACATTCTTCATtcagtgatttgttttttttgtttttttcccctcatgatTAGATGAAGACAATATGACAAGtctttaaagacaaaaaaaaagtattacaacacaatactgttAATTGTTTCCTCATTATTTTAACAGGTTTGGGAATACCGTTGTTATTTTGTGGGTATGGAATGTATGCAAGTGTATGTTTTGGTTGCTTTTTCTTAAAATGTTAGCATTTGATATTGGGGTGTGATTGGTTGATAGCATGTGGAATTGCTTACGTTATGGTGGAATTTACTTAATATTGGTGTCAATTTTTATCAAGATTTAAAGACAAATGTTTCATATGCTGTTGGTGGGATTTGCTTCTGGATCTATACATTGtatcaactctgtgtgtatgggtgtgtgtgtgtgtgtgtgtgtgtgcacctttctGAAGTTttgcttctgtctttcttgttgttttggattAGTTTGGCATTTTGTACCAAGGTttgtgttaactctttcaccaccacaggcaactttagttgacaacacagtgcaccaccataagTGACTTTGTtgacattgaggggtcatgttgataagattgtttttcacattgtaacaatgcTCAACAGCTGCAGCTAGTTTCCTGCCAATAGAATGATGACTGACCTTTGCCCCCTggccgagtttgaagtgaacaagtccatcgtACTGTTTTGACGTGAACCGAAGCCTGCGACAGAGCATCATTTCTAAAATATCAGGTGCTTggaagtgtttttcacacagaaatttggCAGTGAAAGAGCTGACGAAGACTGCAGGCATTCAGGTGTGGGGTAGGACATGTGTTATTGTGAGGTTTGTGTTAGTTGATAAAGACTGCAGGCATTCAGGTGTGGGGTAGGACATGTGTTATTATCAGGTTTGTGTAAGTTGACGAAGACTGCAGGCATTCAGGTGTGGGGAAGGACATGTGTTATTGTGAGGTTTGTGTTTGTTGATAAAGACTGCAGGCATTCAGGTGAGGGGTAGGACATGTGTTATTGTGAGGTTTGTGTTAGTTGATAAAGACTGCAGGCATTCAGGTGAGGGGTAGGACATGTGTTATTGTGAGGTTTGTGTTAGTTGATAAAGACTGCAGGCATTCAGGTTTGGGGAAGGACATGTGTTATTATCAGGTTTGTGTTAGTTGATAAAGACTGCAGGCATTCAGGTGTGGGGAAGGACATGTGTTATTGTGAGGTTTGTGTTTGTTGATAAAGACTGCAGGCATTCAGGTGTGGGGTAGGACATGTGTTATTGTGAGGTTTGTGTTAGTTGATAAAGACTGCAGGCATTCAGGTGTGGGGTAGGACATGTGTTATTGTGAGGTTTGTGTTTGTGGAGGGTGACCCT
Protein-coding regions in this window:
- the LOC143277980 gene encoding uncharacterized protein LOC143277980, which codes for MSSGPGSRHMYSQVLSTVLTHKQECLQYLTVDSDTYMNWRTLARSLELNTDCDVAAFLLQHYEKTSDLQLTQCVKCSGPVVQYCVPCNIYMTQPTTASSLLQQDGTPSEDSVLPGDTILIDVTDVEQVPSMSEAQQLVMVKADDLGDVDLGEDRGEIMSSNQLEALVEACAMQGAIVTETQASLLHPHITAAAAANTTTTTTTKSLLTPEILMKLKSQSLSTDSDSQQKTEPSVEVESLVTTGGEYQLLSSSPSVTASQLDTACLLTSVSQPLTEGGLQLDSQGTTVVGKECLEPGGTQLPAETSGGAEPLQRVASETATEMFTAIGAPAEDLSSCLHALSKNELSEDESDYYCEPLFKREKVDDEDLETAISVLEGKVKVSTGTTGLLEEACIKVTQGATHSLAVTHCPADTDADAAACLLPEPDSADPQPDINDAANALNDSAETEGKSDEQAKLEDETDVKSEEQAKPEGKAGKSSGPEVENSEGEEAGNVRGQPAEPDVQVGQSASLARKLNTPGRKRKVDAADSSSPAPSPQKTTPPVVSHTMRTRFYDKKRPSFLSFTQSPAPPQEKSTGGSKKGQRSGRGRKGRWPGSGRKENKDLKNESKSRGRKKQTFDAATAEEEFFDDDRDEDYVPESDEDEDEDILDEHESKERVEKSGKEKVSVKQEQSSRQEQGAERPEKCTVSTQEQDKKPDLQSQVIVIMEQEDLGKVTLPTSRPHSQPAGMLRKVKAESGVPAVKTETNIAPLDTQPPGSSRLASKVSIVMDSDTGTDCVPSKKRRLQPRKVARTYACDMCEEEMGSRRELKQHLQQHHGSRPYACPKCPATYKNRSHLRVHLNRHAEVKPFQCPHCPKNFASNYALTAHRTTHSTDRPEVCDICGRSFKSAKYLKGHRQLHQPGEKRFICQQCGARFSRKSNLLNHIKIHTNDKQFECPHCHRRFIQSGSLKSHVFRMHNPNRARPYVCEICGEARYAKDQFEKHMMIHTGTKPFKCEVCGAAFVQSNALKGHMKIHTETEGKSHWCSICGAAFKKFASLKKHVHKIHKDYPEMSIATFEIIEVPLPV